In Thermoanaerobaculales bacterium, one DNA window encodes the following:
- a CDS encoding YggS family pyridoxal phosphate-dependent enzyme gives MAGGVAERLEEVRRRIAAAAERTGRDPAEVTLIVVGKTFPAEVVAQAVRAGATDLGENRVQEAAAKRPAVPPATWHLIGPLQRNKAAAALATFDVIHTVDRAEIADRLQLLLERDWPGRRQRVLMEVNVGREPQKAGALPEGARDLAAAILGHDRLELLGLMAIPPFGDDPEASRPHFRALRELRDRLSDGLGRTLPQLSMGMSLDFEVAVAEGATMVRVGTAIFGERGGAPTRPGSGI, from the coding sequence ATGGCGGGCGGCGTCGCGGAACGGCTGGAGGAGGTCCGCCGCCGGATCGCGGCCGCCGCCGAACGCACCGGGCGCGACCCCGCCGAGGTCACCCTGATCGTGGTCGGCAAGACCTTCCCGGCCGAGGTTGTGGCGCAGGCGGTCCGGGCGGGCGCGACCGACCTCGGCGAGAACCGGGTCCAGGAGGCGGCCGCGAAGCGCCCGGCGGTGCCGCCGGCGACCTGGCACCTGATCGGGCCGCTGCAGCGCAACAAGGCGGCCGCCGCCCTCGCGACCTTCGACGTGATCCACACCGTGGATCGGGCCGAGATCGCCGATCGCCTGCAGCTCCTGCTCGAGCGCGACTGGCCGGGGCGACGGCAGCGCGTGCTCATGGAGGTCAACGTCGGTCGCGAGCCGCAGAAGGCGGGAGCGCTGCCCGAGGGCGCGCGAGACCTCGCGGCCGCGATCCTCGGCCACGACCGGCTCGAGCTGCTCGGGCTGATGGCGATCCCGCCGTTCGGCGACGACCCGGAGGCCTCACGGCCCCACTTCCGCGCCCTGCGCGAGCTGCGCGACCGCCTCTCCGACGGCCTCGGCCGCACCCTCCCGCAGCTGTCGATGGGCATGAGCCTCGACTTCGAGGTCGCCGTCGCCGAGGGCGCCACCATGGTCCGCGTGGGCACCGCGATCTTCGGCGAGAGGGGCGGGGCCCCCACCCGACCTGGATCTGGGATCTAG
- a CDS encoding YgeY family selenium metabolism-linked hydrolase: MEAVTTIDSEAATYDTDLLRLAADVNSACIDFLRDLVTLPSPSRGERLACERVVREMGQLSYQDVHIDALGNVLGRLGSGPRVLAFDAHIDTVGITNPARWRHDPFRGMVADGTLHGRGASDQKGGLAAVVHGVALAARAGLPDDATVWVVASVNSEDCDGQAWQYILNETALRPEVVVIAMPSHLGVCRGQRGRMEIEITVTGVSTHGSQPERGTNAVYGMCPIIGAIERLHGALTVGHPMLGRGSLAVTAIGSRSPSLTAVPDECTIHIDRRLTIGESPEQALAELVALPEVRAAGAEVRVLHYGAASWRGLSYPTSKVFPAWETAEASPAVQAAFATAERVLGRQPRLHRSAFSSHGCATAGMFGIPTVGFGPADEVHSHSINDQISLSQLMPAMAFYGMYPRAYLGLSDAATGRA, translated from the coding sequence ATGGAGGCTGTGACGACGATCGACTCGGAGGCCGCGACCTACGACACCGACCTGCTTCGGCTGGCAGCCGACGTCAACTCCGCCTGCATCGACTTCCTGCGCGACCTGGTGACGTTGCCCTCGCCGAGCCGGGGAGAGCGCCTCGCCTGCGAGCGGGTGGTCCGCGAGATGGGCCAGCTCTCCTACCAGGACGTCCACATCGATGCCCTCGGCAACGTCCTCGGCAGGCTCGGGTCCGGGCCACGGGTCCTCGCCTTCGACGCCCACATCGACACCGTCGGCATCACCAACCCGGCCCGCTGGCGGCACGACCCGTTCCGCGGCATGGTCGCCGACGGCACCCTGCACGGGCGCGGCGCGTCGGACCAGAAGGGTGGGCTCGCGGCAGTCGTGCACGGCGTGGCCCTGGCCGCGCGGGCCGGGCTGCCCGACGACGCGACGGTGTGGGTCGTGGCGTCGGTCAACAGCGAGGACTGCGACGGGCAGGCGTGGCAGTACATCCTCAACGAGACCGCCCTGCGGCCCGAGGTCGTGGTGATCGCCATGCCCTCCCACCTCGGCGTCTGCCGCGGCCAGCGCGGACGGATGGAGATCGAGATCACGGTCACCGGGGTCTCGACCCACGGCTCCCAGCCCGAGCGCGGCACCAACGCGGTCTACGGCATGTGCCCGATCATCGGCGCCATCGAGCGCCTGCACGGCGCGCTGACGGTGGGCCATCCGATGCTCGGCAGGGGCTCGCTGGCGGTCACCGCCATCGGCTCCCGGTCGCCGTCGCTCACCGCCGTGCCGGACGAGTGCACGATCCACATCGACCGCCGCCTCACCATCGGCGAAAGCCCGGAGCAGGCGCTGGCCGAGCTCGTGGCGCTGCCGGAGGTGAGGGCCGCCGGCGCCGAGGTCCGCGTGCTGCACTACGGCGCGGCGTCGTGGCGGGGACTGTCCTACCCGACGAGCAAGGTGTTCCCGGCCTGGGAGACCGCCGAGGCCAGCCCCGCCGTCCAGGCCGCGTTCGCGACCGCCGAGCGAGTGCTCGGCCGGCAGCCGCGGCTTCACCGCTCAGCCTTCTCGTCGCACGGCTGCGCGACCGCCGGCATGTTCGGCATCCCGACCGTCGGCTTCGGGCCGGCCGACGAGGTTCACTCGCACAGCATCAACGACCAGATCTCGCTCTCCCAGCTGATGCCGGCGATGGCCTTCTACGGCATGTACCCGCGGGCCTACCTCGGTCTCAGCGACGCTGCGACCGGCAGGGCCTGA
- a CDS encoding Trm112 family protein: MAVDPKLLEILVCPVDKTPLEVVELPEAVRRRLVEKYRDQFKGEEPVVEVGLASPAGRVYPVVSGIPVMLVEDALSRDDLER; this comes from the coding sequence ATGGCCGTCGATCCGAAGCTGCTCGAGATCCTGGTCTGCCCGGTGGACAAGACGCCGCTCGAGGTGGTCGAGCTTCCCGAGGCGGTGCGGCGCCGGCTGGTCGAGAAGTACCGCGACCAGTTCAAGGGCGAGGAGCCGGTGGTGGAGGTGGGGCTGGCCTCGCCCGCCGGCCGCGTCTACCCGGTGGTGTCGGGCATTCCGGTGATGCTGGTGGAGGATGCGCTCTCCCGCGACGACCTCGAGCGCTGA
- a CDS encoding cytochrome c3 family protein codes for MRLRLQEGRPSWRLALAGAVLLLVAAGLAGAAEDEVEPIDSSACADCHDQSKHGTAYIDDLGLSIHEGLECLDCHQDRGTVPHQEQAGFSAGSEGCRQCHDDAAEQYTAHGRGQLGEVEDLPECSSCHGDHDILPSTVKRSRTHPLELPQTCGQCHENLDLTAKHDILIDHPIQIYETSVHGRATQGGVYLAATCNDCHSSGGTAHKILSPGNPASSINHFNIPATCGRCHKAVEQDYLEGIHGQLASRGETDAPVCTDCHGEHGILSPDDPRSPVSRSKVAELTCSPCHESAVLNEKYGLETDRLTTFVDSYHGLKSKAGDTQVANCASCHGVHRILPSSDPTSTINPANLQATCGECHPKITAKMASIPIHGVSGEGLQTPVASVVEGFYIVLIVVVIGLMVVHWLIDLWRHIKNLIDSRPQVRRMRTDEVVQHALLAIAFIGLVISGFALRFDQSFISRFFFGWEGGFQLRGTIHRVFAVLFMGTVAWHLAFLTTGRGRKFFKDMFPVRRDFRFFVDRALYNLGLRDHTPCIQRFSYVEKAEYWALVWGTAIMVITGLALWFDNAVIQLLPKGVLDVALVIHYYEAWLATLAILVWHLYSTVFSPHVYPMNPSWITGTMPEEMYHHEHPGHLEEAKRETEEMIRRQIAKVEGNRRPAQREVNEDVEAEPEDEAKS; via the coding sequence TTGAGACTCCGTCTGCAAGAAGGGCGTCCGTCCTGGAGGCTCGCGCTGGCTGGCGCGGTGCTGCTCCTGGTTGCGGCCGGGCTCGCCGGGGCTGCCGAGGACGAGGTCGAGCCGATCGACAGCTCGGCCTGCGCCGACTGCCACGACCAGAGCAAGCACGGCACCGCCTACATCGACGACCTCGGCCTCTCGATCCACGAGGGGCTCGAGTGCCTCGACTGCCACCAGGACCGCGGCACCGTTCCGCACCAGGAGCAGGCAGGCTTCTCGGCGGGCTCCGAGGGTTGCCGCCAGTGCCACGACGACGCCGCCGAGCAGTACACGGCGCACGGCCGGGGCCAGCTCGGCGAGGTGGAGGACCTCCCGGAGTGCAGCAGCTGCCACGGCGACCACGACATCCTGCCCTCCACGGTCAAGCGTTCGCGGACCCACCCGCTGGAGCTCCCCCAGACCTGCGGCCAGTGCCACGAGAACCTCGACCTCACCGCCAAGCACGACATCCTGATCGACCACCCGATCCAGATCTACGAGACCAGCGTCCACGGCCGGGCCACCCAGGGCGGCGTCTACCTGGCCGCCACCTGCAACGACTGCCACTCCTCCGGCGGGACCGCCCACAAGATCCTGTCGCCCGGCAACCCGGCCTCGAGCATCAACCACTTCAACATCCCGGCGACGTGCGGCAGGTGCCACAAGGCGGTCGAGCAGGACTACCTGGAGGGCATCCACGGCCAGCTGGCGTCGCGCGGCGAGACCGACGCGCCGGTGTGCACCGACTGCCACGGTGAGCACGGCATCCTGTCGCCCGACGACCCGCGGTCGCCGGTGTCGCGGTCCAAGGTCGCCGAGCTGACGTGCTCGCCGTGCCACGAGTCGGCGGTGCTCAACGAGAAGTACGGCCTCGAGACCGATCGCCTGACCACGTTCGTCGACTCCTACCACGGCCTCAAGAGCAAGGCCGGCGACACCCAGGTCGCGAACTGCGCGTCGTGCCACGGCGTCCATCGCATCCTGCCGAGCTCGGACCCGACCTCGACCATCAACCCCGCCAACCTGCAGGCGACCTGCGGCGAGTGCCACCCCAAGATCACGGCCAAGATGGCGTCGATCCCGATCCACGGCGTCTCCGGCGAAGGGCTGCAGACGCCGGTCGCGTCGGTGGTCGAGGGCTTCTACATCGTGCTCATCGTGGTCGTCATCGGCCTGATGGTGGTGCACTGGCTGATCGACCTGTGGCGCCACATCAAGAACCTCATCGACTCCCGCCCGCAGGTGCGGCGGATGCGCACCGACGAGGTGGTCCAGCACGCCCTGCTCGCGATCGCCTTCATCGGGCTGGTGATCTCGGGCTTCGCGCTGCGCTTCGACCAGAGCTTCATCTCCCGCTTCTTCTTCGGCTGGGAGGGCGGCTTCCAGCTGCGCGGCACGATCCACCGGGTGTTCGCGGTGCTGTTCATGGGCACCGTGGCCTGGCACCTGGCATTCCTGACCACCGGGCGCGGCCGCAAGTTCTTCAAGGACATGTTCCCGGTCCGCCGCGACTTCAGGTTCTTCGTCGACCGTGCGCTCTACAACCTCGGGCTGCGCGACCACACGCCCTGCATCCAGCGCTTCAGCTACGTCGAGAAGGCGGAGTACTGGGCGCTGGTGTGGGGAACGGCGATCATGGTCATCACCGGCCTCGCGCTCTGGTTCGACAACGCGGTGATCCAGCTGCTGCCCAAGGGCGTGCTCGACGTCGCGCTCGTGATCCACTACTACGAGGCGTGGCTGGCGACGCTGGCGATCCTGGTCTGGCACCTGTACTCGACCGTCTTCAGCCCGCACGTCTACCCCATGAACCCGAGCTGGATCACCGGCACCATGCCGGAGGAGATGTACCACCACGAGCACCCCGGCCACCTCGAGGAGGCGAAGCGGGAGACCGAGGAGATGATCCGCCGCCAGATCGCCAAGGTGGAGGGCAACCGGCGCCCTGCGCAGCGGGAGGTCAACGAGGACGTCGAGGCCGAGCCGGAGGACGAGGCGAAGAGCTGA
- the dnaG gene encoding DNA primase, which produces MAIDIDLSRDSVARVREAADIVEVVGEQVRLRRRGRTLEGLCPFHEEKTPSFSVDPDKGLYYCFGCHQGGDIFKFVMQTARLSFAEAVEQLARRYGVKLPPRSPDGERRRQESDRLRTLLEEAQAFFVARLAGTDGAAARRELERRGFGPATWPEFGFGWAPDDWRQLTDELGRRHPAGTLIAAGLAVQPDSRSSPYDRFRKRITFPIRSVDGRLIAFGGRILGEGEPKYLNSPENPLFQKRSTLFCLDRARKPADEVGELLVVEGYFDCLSLHRVGITNTVATLGTALTPDHARLLRRRLGEGERVVLCYDADEAGRRAAMTGIRVLLEAGVDVAVLVLPDGTDPDDAVRSGGAAAVRELLQRPASALEFLLAGLPDQPEALRREGIKLAPLVCAARNPATRQNLIEELARRLYLRPRDIEEHGRAAARREGPSSSRRDAARRPAAPGERHLARTLLECPPAWRARIVELVRPDLLSDDRVRSLLEAAIELAPGLEPADAVRELLGRCADEGVTSFVAELCNSDWPELTDASIRSQLRALLDRQGRELARRLAPRIRAAEERGDHQELELLLAEKARLRQKSAEF; this is translated from the coding sequence GTGGCCATCGACATCGACCTCAGCCGCGACTCGGTCGCGCGGGTGCGCGAGGCCGCCGACATCGTGGAGGTGGTCGGCGAGCAGGTGAGGCTCCGGCGCCGGGGCCGCACGCTCGAGGGCCTCTGCCCGTTCCACGAGGAGAAGACGCCCTCCTTCTCGGTCGATCCCGACAAGGGCCTCTACTACTGCTTCGGGTGCCACCAGGGCGGTGACATCTTCAAGTTCGTGATGCAGACCGCGCGGCTGTCGTTCGCGGAGGCGGTCGAGCAGCTGGCGCGACGCTACGGCGTGAAGCTGCCGCCGCGCAGCCCCGACGGCGAGCGCCGGCGGCAGGAGTCCGACCGGCTGCGCACGCTGCTCGAGGAGGCCCAGGCCTTCTTCGTCGCCCGGCTGGCCGGGACCGACGGGGCCGCGGCCAGGCGCGAGCTCGAGCGCCGCGGGTTCGGGCCTGCGACCTGGCCGGAGTTCGGATTCGGCTGGGCGCCCGATGACTGGCGGCAGCTCACCGACGAGCTCGGCCGCCGGCACCCCGCCGGCACCTTGATCGCGGCCGGGCTTGCGGTCCAGCCGGACTCGCGCAGCTCGCCCTACGACCGCTTCCGCAAGCGCATCACCTTCCCGATCCGGTCGGTCGACGGCCGCCTGATCGCGTTCGGGGGGAGGATCCTCGGCGAGGGCGAGCCGAAGTACCTCAACAGCCCCGAGAACCCCCTCTTCCAGAAGCGCTCGACCCTGTTCTGCCTCGACCGCGCCCGCAAGCCGGCCGACGAGGTCGGCGAGCTGCTGGTCGTCGAGGGCTACTTCGACTGCCTGTCGCTCCACCGGGTGGGCATCACCAACACCGTCGCCACCCTGGGCACGGCGCTGACCCCGGACCACGCGCGGCTGCTGCGGCGCCGGCTCGGCGAGGGCGAGAGGGTGGTGCTGTGCTACGACGCCGACGAGGCCGGCCGGCGCGCGGCCATGACCGGCATCCGGGTGCTGCTGGAGGCCGGCGTCGACGTCGCGGTGCTGGTCCTGCCGGACGGCACCGACCCCGACGACGCCGTCCGCTCCGGCGGCGCGGCGGCGGTCCGGGAGCTGCTGCAGCGACCCGCGTCCGCGCTCGAGTTCCTGCTCGCCGGCCTACCCGACCAGCCCGAGGCCCTGCGGCGCGAGGGGATCAAGCTGGCGCCGCTGGTGTGCGCGGCGCGCAACCCCGCGACCCGCCAGAACCTCATCGAGGAGCTGGCTCGGCGCCTCTACCTGCGGCCGCGGGACATCGAGGAGCACGGTCGCGCCGCGGCGCGCCGGGAGGGACCGTCGAGCTCGCGGCGGGACGCCGCGCGGCGTCCGGCGGCCCCGGGCGAGCGGCACCTCGCCCGGACCCTGCTCGAGTGCCCGCCGGCGTGGCGCGCGCGGATCGTGGAGCTGGTGCGGCCGGACCTGCTCAGCGACGATCGGGTGCGGAGCCTGCTCGAGGCGGCGATCGAGCTGGCCCCCGGTCTCGAGCCGGCCGATGCCGTCCGCGAGCTGCTGGGCCGGTGCGCGGACGAGGGGGTCACGAGCTTCGTCGCAGAACTGTGCAACTCCGACTGGCCGGAGCTCACCGACGCCTCGATCCGGTCCCAGCTGCGGGCCCTGCTCGACCGCCAGGGGCGCGAGCTGGCGCGGCGTCTCGCGCCCCGGATCCGGGCCGCCGAGGAGCGCGGCGACCACCAGGAACTCGAGCTCCTGCTGGCCGAAAAGGCCCGTTTGAGGCAGAAATCCGCCGAATTCTGA
- the rpsU gene encoding 30S ribosomal protein S21, with the protein MPTGVTVRDNESFEAALRRFKRKCEKAGILSEVKRRRFYEKPSERRKRQMIQARKKMLRKLAKQRRAGVL; encoded by the coding sequence GTGCCAACGGGCGTCACAGTTCGAGACAACGAGTCATTCGAGGCGGCGCTCCGCCGCTTCAAGCGGAAGTGCGAGAAGGCCGGCATCCTCTCCGAGGTCAAGCGACGCCGCTTCTACGAGAAGCCCTCCGAGCGTCGCAAGCGCCAGATGATCCAAGCCCGCAAGAAGATGCTCCGCAAGCTGGCGAAGCAGCGCAGGGCCGGCGTCCTCTGA
- a CDS encoding Smr/MutS family protein, whose product MKRSVASELEFDKIQMIVAARAQSGPGRRLLTGDHGLLPAEESSRLARLTQAVEGLVAEEGRLSFAGMDDALPWLEPSSPLPAEPADLLLLLTLARRIAAVRGRLLAAPAGDGSLPELGRALPDTGDLIRQVAPKLGRDGTIPDDASPELARLRRATTRLRMELLGRLDEIRRSHPDVVTDAPPTVRRDRYCVPVRASARSHLQGLLLDTSSTGATAFMEPFAVVELNNELTDTIARERDEIRRILAEIAALFGAVRGELAAAVDVMATLDAAQARALFGELVNGRVVIPAAGDELVLIGARHPLLDERLLPLRSDVFGAAERRDPSHRVVPLDFRLPAGSRTLVVSGPNAGGKTVTLKTIGVMALMAAHGIPLPADAGTTIPVFESVWCHIGDEQDVSADLSSFSGAMAATRSLLDACGEGSLVLYDELGAGTDPLEGAALGLALLEELTRRGCVTVATTHLAAIALNTTGTAGMASAAMGYDEGRELPTYTLSFGRPGRSRAIEIARRTGIPEPVLKRAGELLGGDHLELDRWLRRLEGVEAELERERSELERRSRELDRLRQDASQELERLGAERDLIARRADLEIDRLRRRAKDRLDEALARLDQAIADGERLGKRRRAQLRAAALSLVEPAPSPQEEAPSAPAAGDPVRLVGLGGSGIVEEVRGARALVRCGDKRLWVDIAQLEPTAPVAAAGRRTTVNLDTEPSPGRELMLIGMDREAAREALERFLDQACAAGWAAVRVVHGHGTGALRRMVAEVCRRHPAVRSYSHPPQHLGGTGVTEVTLEGG is encoded by the coding sequence GTGAAGCGCAGCGTCGCCTCCGAGCTGGAGTTCGACAAGATCCAGATGATCGTCGCGGCCCGGGCCCAGAGCGGTCCGGGCCGTCGCCTTCTGACCGGGGACCACGGCCTGCTCCCGGCCGAGGAGAGCTCGCGGCTGGCGCGGCTCACCCAGGCGGTCGAGGGGCTCGTGGCGGAGGAGGGCCGCCTGTCGTTCGCCGGCATGGACGACGCCCTGCCGTGGCTCGAACCGTCCTCGCCCCTGCCGGCCGAGCCGGCCGACCTGCTGCTGCTGCTCACGCTCGCCCGGCGGATCGCGGCGGTGCGCGGGCGCCTGCTCGCGGCTCCTGCCGGCGACGGGTCGCTGCCCGAGCTCGGCCGCGCCCTGCCCGACACCGGCGACCTGATCCGCCAGGTGGCGCCCAAGCTCGGCCGGGACGGCACGATTCCAGACGACGCCTCGCCCGAGCTGGCGCGCCTGCGGCGGGCGACCACCCGGCTCCGCATGGAGCTCCTCGGCCGCCTCGACGAGATCCGGCGCAGCCATCCCGACGTCGTCACCGACGCCCCGCCGACGGTGCGGCGCGACCGCTACTGCGTGCCGGTCAGAGCTTCCGCCCGCAGCCACCTGCAGGGCCTGCTGCTCGACACGTCGTCGACCGGGGCGACCGCCTTCATGGAGCCCTTTGCCGTGGTCGAGCTCAACAACGAGCTCACCGACACGATCGCCCGCGAGCGCGACGAGATCCGGCGGATCCTGGCCGAGATCGCCGCCCTGTTCGGCGCCGTTCGCGGCGAGCTCGCGGCGGCGGTCGACGTCATGGCCACCCTCGACGCGGCCCAGGCACGCGCCCTGTTCGGCGAGCTCGTCAACGGCCGGGTCGTGATCCCCGCCGCCGGGGACGAGCTGGTGCTGATCGGGGCCCGCCACCCGCTTCTCGACGAGCGACTGCTGCCGCTGCGCAGCGACGTCTTCGGCGCGGCCGAGCGGCGCGACCCCTCCCACCGGGTGGTGCCGCTTGACTTCCGGCTCCCCGCCGGGAGCCGCACCCTCGTCGTGTCCGGCCCGAACGCCGGCGGCAAGACGGTCACCCTCAAGACGATCGGCGTGATGGCGCTGATGGCCGCGCACGGGATCCCGCTGCCGGCCGATGCCGGCACCACCATCCCGGTGTTCGAGAGCGTGTGGTGCCACATCGGCGACGAGCAGGATGTGTCGGCCGACCTGTCGAGCTTCTCCGGCGCAATGGCCGCCACCCGCTCGCTGCTCGACGCCTGTGGCGAAGGCTCGCTGGTCCTCTACGACGAGCTCGGCGCCGGCACCGATCCGCTGGAAGGGGCAGCGCTCGGCCTCGCCCTGCTCGAGGAGCTGACCCGGCGCGGCTGCGTCACCGTGGCCACCACCCACCTCGCGGCGATCGCCCTCAACACGACCGGGACCGCCGGCATGGCGAGCGCCGCCATGGGCTACGACGAGGGCCGCGAGCTGCCGACCTACACCCTGAGCTTCGGACGTCCCGGCCGGTCGCGGGCGATCGAGATCGCGCGCCGCACCGGCATCCCCGAGCCGGTCCTGAAGCGCGCGGGCGAGCTGCTCGGCGGCGATCACCTCGAGCTCGACCGCTGGCTGCGGCGGCTCGAGGGGGTCGAGGCGGAGCTGGAGCGCGAGCGGTCGGAGCTGGAGCGGCGCAGCCGCGAGCTCGACCGCCTCCGCCAGGACGCGAGCCAGGAGCTCGAGCGGCTGGGCGCGGAGCGCGACCTCATCGCGCGCCGGGCGGACCTCGAGATCGACCGGCTGCGCCGGCGCGCCAAGGACCGCCTCGACGAGGCGCTGGCGCGCCTCGACCAGGCGATCGCGGACGGGGAGCGGCTGGGCAAGCGTCGCCGCGCGCAGCTGCGCGCCGCCGCTCTTTCCCTGGTCGAGCCGGCGCCGTCGCCGCAGGAGGAGGCACCGAGCGCGCCCGCCGCCGGCGATCCGGTTCGACTGGTCGGGCTCGGCGGCAGCGGCATCGTCGAGGAGGTGCGTGGGGCCCGGGCGCTGGTGAGGTGCGGCGACAAGCGCCTGTGGGTGGACATCGCGCAGCTCGAGCCGACCGCGCCGGTCGCCGCCGCGGGACGCCGCACGACCGTCAACCTCGACACCGAGCCGAGCCCCGGGCGCGAGCTGATGCTGATCGGCATGGACCGGGAGGCGGCCCGCGAGGCGCTGGAGCGGTTCCTCGACCAGGCCTGCGCGGCGGGCTGGGCCGCGGTCCGGGTCGTCCACGGTCACGGCACCGGCGCCCTGCGACGGATGGTGGCCGAGGTCTGCCGGAGACACCCGGCGGTGCGCTCCTACTCGCATCCGCCGCAGCACCTCGGCGGCACCGGGGTCACCGAGGTCACGCTCGAGGGCGGATAG
- a CDS encoding lytic transglycosylase domain-containing protein, with amino-acid sequence MRLVAAVLLLAACAERPPVPAPDARRLELLERALLLRESHPATACALLEEAGPGTVLERLRVEQWLAALERAGAGAAAWQAALDSGLPPALAARARLGLGRRLAAEGRVAEAVSVLEQAPPAERTAADLLLLEIGDGRWQLPAAARLAVAAPGRLRRAAPALERAAVAALGPESLLARSASWRASGAPSRAAAELDGRRWRGDLERRRRLEMARAAVESGAPDRALSLLRGSPADDAEAQLVRGEAHRRQGWQRSPRSAGRGSFASCLDAARRAAAGAATARSIEGAALQLVVECGTEAGKLDQAVSAWWRLEAIGWTGDRREWLGRRLGVALASGGGDRRALARLAGSLPDHERCLAFWAAAARRPQGGELAELSEVASADLYGLWARELTGRPAPAAIAAAAAVEPSPPPWSVAWLLERGLADEAAAEWRWIRGARGTWPAEGIAEAALAERRGRPMEVVRVLLDAVPELGSPAMDRAPANAVRGYLPLPWSAELAAAAAESGVDPWLLAGVARQESLFVAHARSPRGAVGVMQLLPTTARGHAVALGLGGRPALDQPGINIRIGARELKRLLDRFGAVEPALAAYNAGEGRVRRWLREEPDRFRFTEAIPIPETYTYVRRVRFLAEAYRVFYAEQWRQGP; translated from the coding sequence GTGAGGCTGGTTGCGGCCGTCCTGCTGCTCGCCGCGTGCGCCGAGCGGCCGCCCGTCCCCGCGCCCGACGCGCGTCGTCTGGAGCTGCTCGAGCGCGCCCTCTTGCTGCGCGAGTCCCATCCTGCGACCGCCTGCGCTCTGCTCGAGGAGGCCGGCCCGGGCACGGTGTTGGAGCGCCTGCGGGTGGAGCAGTGGCTGGCCGCGCTGGAGCGTGCCGGCGCCGGCGCGGCGGCGTGGCAGGCCGCCCTGGACTCCGGGCTGCCCCCCGCCCTGGCGGCCCGGGCGAGGCTCGGGCTGGGGCGCCGGCTCGCCGCCGAGGGCCGGGTCGCCGAGGCGGTGTCGGTCCTGGAGCAGGCGCCGCCGGCGGAGCGGACGGCGGCGGACCTGCTGCTGCTCGAGATCGGTGACGGCCGGTGGCAGCTGCCGGCGGCGGCGCGCCTCGCGGTCGCGGCGCCGGGCCGACTGCGCCGGGCAGCGCCCGCGCTCGAGCGCGCCGCGGTGGCCGCGCTCGGCCCGGAGTCGCTGCTCGCCCGGAGCGCCTCCTGGCGCGCCTCCGGCGCCCCGTCGCGCGCCGCGGCCGAGCTCGACGGCAGGCGCTGGCGCGGTGACCTCGAGAGGCGCCGCCGGTTGGAGATGGCGCGGGCCGCGGTCGAGTCGGGCGCTCCCGATCGCGCGCTCAGCCTCCTGCGCGGCTCGCCTGCGGACGACGCCGAGGCGCAGCTCGTTCGCGGCGAGGCCCACCGCCGGCAGGGCTGGCAGCGGTCGCCGCGGTCGGCGGGGCGCGGCTCGTTTGCGAGCTGCCTCGACGCCGCGCGCCGGGCGGCCGCCGGCGCCGCCACGGCGCGGTCGATCGAGGGAGCTGCCCTGCAGCTGGTGGTCGAGTGCGGGACCGAGGCGGGGAAGCTCGACCAGGCGGTGAGCGCGTGGTGGCGGCTGGAGGCCATCGGCTGGACCGGCGATCGCAGGGAGTGGCTGGGCCGCCGGCTGGGAGTGGCCCTGGCGTCGGGCGGAGGCGACCGCCGCGCGCTCGCGCGTCTCGCCGGGTCGCTGCCCGATCACGAGCGCTGCCTCGCCTTCTGGGCGGCGGCCGCCCGGCGCCCGCAGGGCGGCGAGCTCGCGGAGCTGTCCGAGGTCGCCTCCGCCGACCTCTACGGCCTGTGGGCGCGGGAGCTCACCGGTCGACCGGCGCCCGCGGCGATCGCGGCCGCGGCCGCGGTCGAGCCGTCGCCCCCGCCGTGGTCGGTGGCGTGGCTGCTCGAGCGCGGGCTCGCCGACGAAGCTGCCGCCGAGTGGCGGTGGATCCGCGGCGCGCGCGGGACCTGGCCGGCCGAGGGCATCGCCGAGGCCGCCCTCGCCGAGCGGCGTGGGCGGCCGATGGAGGTGGTGCGGGTGCTGCTCGACGCCGTGCCCGAGCTGGGCTCCCCGGCCATGGACCGGGCGCCGGCGAACGCGGTTCGCGGCTACCTGCCGCTGCCGTGGAGCGCGGAGCTGGCGGCGGCGGCAGCGGAGTCCGGCGTCGACCCGTGGCTGCTCGCCGGGGTCGCCCGCCAGGAGAGCTTGTTCGTCGCCCACGCCCGCTCGCCGCGAGGCGCGGTGGGGGTGATGCAGCTGCTGCCGACGACGGCCCGCGGGCATGCCGTCGCTCTCGGGCTGGGCGGCCGCCCGGCGCTCGACCAGCCCGGCATCAACATCAGGATCGGGGCGCGCGAGCTCAAGCGGCTGCTCGATCGCTTCGGTGCGGTGGAGCCGGCCCTGGCGGCCTACAACGCCGGCGAGGGAAGGGTCCGCCGTTGGTTGCGGGAGGAGCCCGACCGCTTCCGCTTCACCGAGGCGATCCCGATCCCCGAGACCTACACCTACGTGCGCCGGGTGCGGTTCCTCGCCGAGGCCTACCGGGTGTTCTACGCCGAGCAGTGGCGGCAGGGGCCGTGA